In one window of Coralliovum pocilloporae DNA:
- a CDS encoding 16S rRNA (uracil(1498)-N(3))-methyltransferase translates to MPDYDYRTQRLYVDHPMTASAEVALDRAQSNYLLNVLRMGEGATVLTFNGRDGEWLARISIVGKKQTQLILDHQTRPQPEANSLTYYFAPLKHARLDYMVQKAVEMGAGHLQPVFTQHTQVNRVNLDRMRANMIEAAEQCGILAIPDLSEPVKLTELLATWSSDWGLIFCDERDDGAQPADILNALPEKPLGLLIGPEGGFSSEERALLRSQTFVTPLPLGPRILRADTAAVAALTLLQSTRGDW, encoded by the coding sequence ATGCCCGACTACGACTACCGAACGCAACGCCTCTATGTGGATCATCCAATGACTGCATCCGCAGAGGTGGCGCTGGATCGCGCTCAATCCAACTATCTTCTCAATGTGCTGCGTATGGGCGAAGGTGCAACAGTTCTGACCTTCAATGGCCGCGATGGCGAATGGCTGGCCCGCATTTCCATTGTCGGCAAGAAACAAACCCAGTTGATCCTGGATCATCAGACCCGGCCACAGCCGGAAGCCAACTCCCTCACCTATTACTTCGCACCTCTGAAACATGCCCGCCTTGACTATATGGTTCAGAAAGCGGTCGAGATGGGAGCCGGGCATCTGCAGCCGGTATTCACCCAGCATACACAGGTCAACCGGGTCAATCTGGATCGCATGCGCGCCAACATGATCGAGGCTGCAGAGCAGTGCGGCATTCTTGCCATCCCGGACCTGTCGGAACCGGTCAAGCTCACAGAACTGCTCGCCACATGGTCTTCGGATTGGGGCCTCATCTTCTGTGATGAACGCGATGACGGCGCGCAGCCTGCTGATATTCTGAACGCACTTCCCGAGAAACCGCTCGGCCTGCTGATAGGTCCCGAAGGCGGCTTCTCTTCTGAAGAACGAGCCCTGCTTCGAAGCCAGACCTTCGTTACACCGCTACCGCTCGGGCCTCGTATCCTTCGTGCCGATACCGCTGCAGTAGCCGCTCTGACTCTGCTGCAAAGCACACGCGGCGACTGGTAG
- a CDS encoding methyl-accepting chemotaxis protein: protein MMTNVLNGFSLTKLLLAGFGLVVAAIVGFGFFANLEMNRLATQTEKLYKHPYAVGTNLRDIQVNMVAMHRSMKDVALAADDSQIATASGLVDQYEAQALKHFEVVRERFLGNPQMVRDAYEPFVNWKVIRDEVIQLRRAGDKAGAAAITKGKGAKHVQKINTALGALLDFANTKGDEFYGKSQALRDESITVVWAALGFITMLAIGTGLLIASLMNNRLRSLRQAMDDLVQDKLDIQVPFVGLKTEVGGMARAVEVFRDNAIERQRLESQASQEQAARGERQAQIDALVRDFDSNVQSALQTVGDNSERMEQTARTLTGIAEDTSGRARTVATVSEEASGNVQTVASASEELSASIEEISRQVGQTKTIVANATAAAESTNETVSSLDQAAQKIGEVVSLIQDIAEQTNLLALNATIEAARAGEMGKGFAVVASEVKELANQTSKATEEISSQISGIQGSTREAVDAIKGIAETMGEVNEFTNSIASAVEQQGAATVEISQNVQQAAMGTQNVVQNMDGVTASVSETSQSAGQVLSASQEVLQQADGLRNLVSDFLGKVRAA from the coding sequence ATGATGACGAATGTCTTGAATGGATTTTCATTGACCAAACTGCTGCTCGCTGGCTTTGGCCTTGTGGTTGCGGCAATTGTCGGCTTTGGTTTTTTCGCCAATCTTGAAATGAACCGGTTGGCCACCCAGACCGAGAAACTTTACAAACATCCTTACGCCGTCGGCACCAACCTGCGGGATATTCAGGTGAATATGGTAGCAATGCACCGTTCCATGAAGGATGTGGCTCTGGCCGCTGATGACAGCCAGATCGCGACAGCGAGTGGATTGGTTGACCAGTATGAAGCCCAGGCTCTGAAGCATTTTGAAGTGGTCCGTGAGCGCTTTCTTGGTAATCCGCAGATGGTGCGCGATGCCTATGAGCCCTTTGTAAACTGGAAAGTCATCCGGGACGAAGTAATCCAGCTCCGCCGGGCAGGTGATAAGGCAGGCGCCGCCGCAATTACCAAGGGCAAGGGAGCCAAGCATGTGCAGAAAATCAACACGGCCCTTGGCGCACTGCTCGATTTTGCCAACACAAAGGGTGATGAATTCTACGGAAAAAGCCAGGCGCTTCGCGATGAGTCGATCACTGTGGTCTGGGCTGCGCTCGGTTTCATTACGATGCTTGCCATCGGAACGGGTCTGCTGATTGCATCTCTGATGAATAACCGTCTCCGGTCCTTGCGTCAGGCAATGGATGATCTGGTTCAGGACAAACTTGATATTCAGGTGCCCTTTGTAGGTCTGAAAACCGAGGTTGGCGGTATGGCCCGGGCCGTGGAGGTATTCCGCGACAATGCTATTGAGCGGCAGCGCCTTGAAAGCCAGGCCAGCCAGGAACAGGCAGCACGCGGTGAACGTCAGGCCCAGATTGATGCATTGGTTCGTGACTTTGACAGCAATGTCCAGTCTGCGCTTCAGACCGTCGGTGATAACTCTGAGCGGATGGAGCAGACAGCCCGCACATTGACGGGAATTGCGGAAGATACATCCGGTCGAGCCAGAACGGTGGCCACTGTTTCCGAAGAAGCATCCGGCAATGTTCAGACTGTTGCATCAGCCTCTGAAGAACTGTCTGCGTCCATCGAGGAAATCAGTCGCCAGGTCGGCCAGACAAAGACAATCGTGGCCAATGCAACAGCAGCTGCTGAATCCACCAATGAAACGGTTTCAAGCCTTGACCAGGCTGCTCAGAAGATTGGTGAAGTGGTTAGCCTCATTCAGGATATCGCCGAGCAGACCAATCTTCTGGCGCTGAACGCGACGATTGAGGCCGCACGTGCCGGTGAAATGGGCAAAGGTTTTGCGGTTGTTGCGTCGGAGGTGAAGGAACTAGCGAACCAGACATCGAAAGCGACGGAAGAAATTTCTTCTCAGATCTCAGGTATTCAGGGTTCCACTCGCGAAGCTGTCGATGCCATCAAGGGGATTGCCGAGACCATGGGTGAGGTGAACGAGTTTACCAATTCCATCGCGTCTGCTGTCGAGCAACAAGGCGCGGCTACGGTTGAGATCAGTCAGAACGTGCAGCAGGCAGCCATGGGTACGCAGAATGTGGTGCAGAACATGGATGGTGTGACCGCATCTGTCTCCGAAACAAGCCAGTCTGCCGGTCAGGTTCTGAGCGCGTCTCAGGAAGTGCTGCAGCAGGCCGACGGTCTCCGTAATCTGGTATCGGACTTCCTCGGCAAAGTACGCGCGGCATAA